The proteins below come from a single Corylus avellana chromosome ca3, CavTom2PMs-1.0 genomic window:
- the LOC132176454 gene encoding 5-amino-6-(5-phospho-D-ribitylamino)uracil phosphatase, chloroplastic-like, translating to MVESIATTSLLAHRPLCRGAFVKDVSSKRRSPDILRFRVIQFHGRRLVALPALARVRADRLTMSPIKALAMELTKEAYSYREEKIPQDWNFDIDTDFDRKPGLWPPENKADNPSLHNPLLRQERMGCGWLGAIFEWEGVLIEDNPDLEKQAWLALSQEEGKSPPPAFILRRIEGMKNEQAISEVLCWSRDPAQLRRMGARKEEIYQALQGGIYRLRAGSKEFVNILMHYKIPMALVSTRPRKTLETAIGTIGIEGYFNVIVAAEDVHRGKPDPEMFAYAAQLLQFIPERCIVFGNSNQTVEAAHDARMKCVAVASKHPVYELGAADLVVRHLDELSVVDLKHLADIESPEFGTGEPELELEEEVDYPSSSTLAAVDDSFW from the coding sequence ATGGTTGAATCAATTGCCACTACATCTCTTCTTGCGCATCGACCATTGTGTCGAGGGGCTTTTGTCAAGGATGTCTCGTCTAAACGGAGATCTCCAGATATCTTGCGGTTCCGGGTTATACAATTTCACGGTCGAAGGCTTGTTGCTTTGCCTGCTTTGGCGAGAGTGAGAGCTGATCGGTTGACTATGTCTCCAATTAAGGCTCTAGCGATGGAGCTGACGAAAGAGGCGTATTCATACAGAGAAGAGAAAATTCCTCAGGATTGGAATTTTGATATTGATACTGACTTTGATAGAAAACCTGGTTTGTGGCCACCGGAGAATAAAGCCGACAACCCTTCACTACACAATCCCCTGCTTAGACAAGAAAGGATGGGTTGTGGTTGGCTAGGTGCCATATTTGAATGGGAAGGAGTTCTAATTGAAGATAATCCTGATCTTGAGAAGCAAGCCTGGCTGGCTCTTTCTCAAGAAGAAGGAAAATCTCCTCCCCCGGCTTTCATTCTTAGAAGAATAGAAGGCATGAAGAATGAGCAGGCCATATCTGAGGTTCTGTGCTGGTCAAGAGACCCAGCACAGTTGAGAAGAATGGGTGCTAGGAAAGAAGAAATTTACCAAGCTTTACAAGGTGGGATTTATAGACTACGAGCTGGGTCGAAAGAGTTTGTGAATATCTTGATGCATTACAAGATACCTATGGCATTGGTTTCTACGCGTCCTAGAAAAACTCTTGAGACTGCAATCGGAACAATTGGTATTGAAGGGTACTTTAATGTGATTGTAGCAGCAGAGGATGTTCACAGGGGGAAGCCTGATCCAGAGATGTTTGCCTATGCAGCACAGCTTCTGCAATTTATTCCTGAGCGGTGCATTGTGTTTGGGAACTCAAATCAGACGGTGGAGGCTGCTCATGATGCACGAATGAAGTGTGTAGCTGTTGCTAGCAAGCATCCTGTCTATGAGCTTGGGGCTGCAGATTTGGTGGTGAGGCACCTAGATGAGCTTTCAGTGGTTGATTTAAAGCATCTTGCTGATATTGAATCTCCTGAATTTGGGACTGGAGAGCCAGAGTTGGAGCTGGAGGAGGAAGTTGACTACCCATCCTCATCAACCTTGGCAGCAGTCGATGATAGTTTCTGGTGA
- the LOC132176234 gene encoding 5-amino-6-(5-phospho-D-ribitylamino)uracil phosphatase, chloroplastic-like, giving the protein MVESIATTSLLAHRPLCRGAFVKDVSSKRRSPDILRFRVIEFHGRRLVALPALARVRADRLTMSPIKALAMELTKEAYSYREEKIPQDWNFDIDTDFDRKPGLWPPENKADNPSLHNPLLRQERMGCGWLGAIFEWEGVLIEDNPDLEKQAWLALSQEEGKSPPPAFILRRIEGMKNEQAISEVLCWSRDPAQLRRMGARKEEIYQALQGGIYRLRAGSKEFVNILMHYKIPMALVSTRPRKTLETAIGTIGIEGYFNVIVAAEDVHRGKPDPEMFAYAAQLLQFIPERCIVFGNSNQTVEAAHDARMKCVAVASKHPVYELGAADLVVRHLDELSVVDLKHLADIESPEFGTGEPELELEEEVDYPSSSTLAAVDDSFW; this is encoded by the coding sequence ATGGTTGAATCAATTGCCACTACATCTCTTCTTGCGCATCGACCATTGTGTCGAGGGGCTTTTGTCAAGGATGTCTCGTCTAAACGGAGATCTCCAGATATCTTGCGGTTCCGGGTTATAGAATTTCACGGTCGAAGGCTTGTTGCTTTGCCTGCTTTGGCGAGAGTGAGAGCTGATCGGTTGACTATGTCTCCAATTAAGGCTCTAGCGATGGAGCTGACGAAAGAGGCGTATTCATACAGAGAAGAGAAAATTCCTCAGGATTGGAATTTTGATATTGATACTGACTTTGATAGAAAACCTGGTTTGTGGCCACCGGAGAATAAAGCCGACAACCCTTCACTACACAATCCCCTGCTTAGACAAGAAAGGATGGGTTGTGGTTGGCTAGGTGCCATATTTGAATGGGAAGGAGTTCTAATTGAAGATAATCCTGATCTTGAGAAGCAAGCCTGGCTGGCTCTTTCTCAAGAAGAAGGAAAATCTCCTCCCCCGGCTTTCATTCTTAGAAGAATAGAAGGCATGAAGAATGAGCAGGCCATATCTGAGGTTCTGTGCTGGTCAAGAGACCCAGCACAGTTGAGAAGAATGGGTGCTAGGAAAGAAGAAATTTACCAAGCTTTACAAGGTGGGATTTATAGACTACGAGCTGGGTCGAAAGAGTTTGTGAATATCTTGATGCATTACAAGATACCTATGGCATTGGTTTCTACGCGTCCTAGAAAAACTCTTGAGACTGCAATCGGAACAATTGGTATTGAAGGGTACTTTAATGTGATTGTAGCAGCAGAGGATGTTCACAGGGGGAAGCCTGATCCAGAGATGTTTGCCTATGCAGCACAGCTTCTGCAATTTATTCCTGAGCGGTGCATTGTGTTTGGGAACTCAAATCAGACGGTGGAGGCTGCTCATGATGCACGAATGAAGTGTGTAGCTGTTGCTAGCAAGCATCCTGTCTATGAGCTTGGGGCCGCAGATTTGGTGGTGAGGCACCTAGATGAGCTTTCAGTGGTTGATTTAAAGCATCTTGCTGATATTGAATCTCCTGAATTTGGGACTGGAGAGCCAGAGTTGGAGCTGGAGGAGGAAGTTGACTACCCATCCTCATCAACCTTGGCAGCAGTCGATGATAGTTTCTGGTGA